A part of Streptomyces sp. DSM 40750 genomic DNA contains:
- a CDS encoding carbohydrate ABC transporter permease, which produces MTTLETPAPAPKTPELDRPVRARRSVAARLASGVAGGALRVFLLVVALFWLVPTFGLLVSSFRDPTDISTSGWWKVFSAPAQLTTKSYESLLENDDITNALFNTVWITVPATLLVVVIGAMAGYAFAWMDFKGRDWWFMVVVGLLVVPVQVALIPLSGLFRDLGIFGDIIGVVLFHVGFGLPFAIFLLRNFFAEIPRELLEAARLDGAGEVRLFATVVMPLAAPALASLGIFQFLWVWNDMLVALVFSSSGSQPLTVALQQQVRQFGSNIEILAPGAFISMVIPLAVFFAFQRQFVSGVMAGAVK; this is translated from the coding sequence GTGACCACTCTGGAAACCCCGGCCCCGGCTCCGAAGACCCCCGAACTGGACAGGCCCGTACGCGCCAGGCGCTCCGTCGCGGCCCGGCTGGCGAGCGGCGTGGCGGGCGGCGCGCTGCGCGTCTTCCTCCTCGTGGTGGCGCTGTTCTGGCTGGTGCCGACCTTCGGACTGCTGGTGTCGTCGTTCCGCGATCCCACCGACATCTCCACCTCCGGGTGGTGGAAGGTGTTCTCCGCTCCGGCCCAACTCACCACCAAGAGCTATGAGTCGTTGCTGGAGAACGACGACATCACCAACGCCCTGTTCAACACGGTCTGGATCACGGTCCCGGCGACCCTGCTGGTGGTCGTGATCGGCGCGATGGCCGGATACGCCTTCGCCTGGATGGACTTCAAGGGCCGCGACTGGTGGTTCATGGTCGTGGTGGGGCTGTTGGTGGTGCCGGTGCAGGTGGCGCTGATCCCGCTGTCCGGGCTCTTCCGGGACCTGGGGATCTTCGGCGACATCATCGGCGTCGTCCTCTTCCACGTCGGCTTCGGACTGCCGTTCGCGATCTTCCTGTTGCGGAACTTCTTCGCGGAGATCCCGCGTGAGCTGCTGGAGGCGGCCCGGCTCGACGGGGCGGGCGAGGTACGGCTGTTCGCGACCGTCGTCATGCCGCTCGCCGCGCCGGCGCTCGCGTCCCTCGGGATCTTCCAGTTCCTGTGGGTGTGGAACGACATGCTGGTCGCGCTGGTCTTCTCCAGCTCCGGCTCACAGCCGCTGACGGTCGCACTCCAGCAACAGGTGAGGCAGTTCGGCAGCAACATCGAGATCCTGGCGCCGGGTGCGTTCATCTCGATGGTGATCCCGTTGGCCGTGTTCTTCGCGTTCCAGAGGCAGTTCGTGTCGGGCGTGATGGCGGGGGCTGTGAAGTAG
- a CDS encoding bifunctional glycosyltransferase/CDP-glycerol:glycerophosphate glycerophosphotransferase — protein sequence MSPLPRFSVIVPAYKVQAYLHECLDSVLSQSFTDLELIVVDDASTDNCAAVAEEFAARDTRVRRPVRLRENAGPGAARNKGMEYARGDYLLFLDGDDTFTPGALQAIADRVKETGEPDVLVYDFARTSWSGEPVRDEHALQLTEQGTAPFRLDDRPGLLDVRPVAWNKAYKREFVEDHDFRFPPGIYEDTAWTYPVLMTAESVATLDRVCVHHRRRRHGSLLDATTRAHFDVFEQYDRVFAYVDERPELAPWRPVLFRRMVDHLTSVFSRRQRLPRGARSEFLHTVRAHCARYRTPGAPIRARVRLRHALLRLGSRRTYGALRAVARLGRSAGRRVAGLARLLRAAGLRVHYRVQRLLPLRADRAVFAAYGGRGYVCSPAALENAFRTHVPGMRTSWIARPEHHHTLPVATRRVLPGSMAYWTALARSKYLVNNVDFDPRLVKRPGQILLQTQHGTPLKHMGLDLQDRPAAARGTDFAAMLRGSDQWDYVLSGNRHSTLVWERVYPSAYTTLEYGSPRNDVFLRASSTDVARVREHLGIPEGAVAVLYAPTHRDYRHSQRSHLDLERVLRKLGPRFVILARAHHVYDSPLTDLAHGRLLDVTAYPSVENLCLASDALVTDYSSLMFDYAILDRPIVIHSEDWEAYEAARGTYFDLRSFPPGAVARSEDELIDIFATGHWRGSRSAQLRAAFRDRFCQYDDGRAAERVVRRVVLGDTTPADFVPLSHRHPVPSAAAARPSSPLATVPGQAQPGVDDRLHP from the coding sequence ATGTCCCCCTTGCCCAGGTTCAGTGTCATCGTTCCCGCGTACAAGGTTCAGGCGTACCTGCACGAATGCCTGGATTCCGTGCTGTCCCAGTCCTTCACCGACCTCGAACTGATCGTCGTCGACGACGCCTCGACCGACAACTGCGCTGCGGTCGCCGAGGAGTTCGCGGCCCGCGACACCCGTGTGCGGCGCCCGGTGCGCCTGCGGGAGAACGCGGGGCCGGGTGCCGCCCGCAACAAGGGAATGGAGTACGCGAGGGGCGACTACCTCCTCTTCCTCGACGGCGACGACACGTTCACGCCGGGCGCGCTCCAGGCGATCGCCGACCGCGTCAAGGAGACCGGCGAACCCGACGTCCTCGTGTACGACTTCGCCCGCACCTCCTGGTCGGGTGAGCCCGTCCGTGACGAACACGCTCTCCAACTCACCGAACAGGGCACGGCCCCGTTCCGCCTCGACGACCGCCCGGGGCTGCTGGACGTCCGCCCGGTGGCGTGGAACAAGGCGTACAAACGCGAGTTCGTCGAGGACCACGACTTCCGGTTCCCGCCCGGCATCTACGAGGACACGGCCTGGACGTACCCGGTCCTGATGACCGCCGAGTCCGTCGCCACCCTCGACCGGGTCTGCGTCCACCACCGCAGGCGCCGCCACGGCAGCCTGCTCGACGCGACCACGCGGGCGCACTTCGATGTGTTCGAGCAGTACGACCGGGTGTTCGCGTACGTCGACGAGCGGCCGGAGCTGGCCCCGTGGCGTCCGGTGCTGTTCCGGCGCATGGTCGACCACCTCACGTCCGTGTTCTCCCGGCGCCAACGGCTGCCGCGTGGGGCGCGCTCCGAGTTCCTGCATACGGTCCGCGCGCACTGCGCCCGCTACCGCACTCCGGGCGCCCCCATCCGCGCCCGCGTCCGGCTGCGGCACGCGCTCCTACGGCTGGGCAGCCGGCGCACGTACGGGGCGCTGCGGGCCGTGGCACGGCTGGGCCGGAGCGCCGGGCGCCGGGTGGCGGGCCTGGCCCGGCTGCTGCGCGCCGCCGGGCTGCGCGTCCATTACCGCGTCCAGCGCCTCCTCCCGCTGCGTGCCGACCGGGCGGTGTTCGCCGCGTACGGGGGCCGGGGCTATGTGTGCAGCCCGGCCGCGCTGGAGAACGCGTTCCGTACGCACGTCCCCGGGATGCGCACCTCGTGGATCGCGCGCCCCGAACACCACCACACCCTTCCGGTGGCGACCCGGCGTGTACTCCCCGGCTCGATGGCGTACTGGACGGCGCTCGCCCGCTCCAAGTACCTGGTGAACAACGTGGACTTCGATCCCCGCCTGGTCAAGCGCCCCGGCCAGATCCTCCTCCAGACCCAGCACGGCACGCCGCTCAAGCACATGGGCCTCGACCTCCAGGACCGCCCGGCGGCCGCGCGCGGCACGGACTTCGCCGCCATGCTGCGCGGCAGCGACCAGTGGGACTACGTGCTGTCCGGCAACCGCCACTCCACCCTCGTCTGGGAGCGCGTCTACCCGTCGGCGTACACGACCCTCGAGTACGGCTCCCCGCGCAACGACGTGTTCCTGAGGGCCAGTTCGACGGATGTGGCCCGGGTGCGCGAACACCTCGGCATCCCCGAGGGCGCGGTCGCCGTCCTGTACGCCCCCACGCACCGCGACTACCGCCACTCACAACGCTCCCACCTGGACCTGGAGCGGGTGCTCCGCAAGCTCGGCCCGCGCTTCGTGATCCTGGCCCGCGCCCACCACGTGTACGACTCCCCGCTGACGGACCTGGCGCACGGCCGTCTCCTCGACGTCACGGCCTACCCGAGCGTCGAGAACCTGTGCCTCGCCTCCGACGCGCTCGTCACCGACTACTCCTCCCTGATGTTCGACTACGCCATCCTCGACCGGCCCATCGTGATCCACTCCGAGGACTGGGAGGCGTACGAGGCGGCCCGCGGCACGTACTTCGACCTGCGCTCCTTCCCGCCGGGCGCGGTCGCGCGCAGCGAGGACGAGCTGATCGACATCTTCGCGACGGGCCACTGGCGCGGGTCGCGCTCCGCGCAGCTGCGGGCGGCCTTCCGGGACCGGTTCTGCCAGTACGACGACGGGCGCGCGGCGGAGAGGGTGGTGCGGCGGGTCGTCCTGGGCGACACCACGCCGGCCGACTTCGTCCCCTTGTCCCACCGCCACCCGGTGCCGTCCGCCGCCGCGGCCCGCCCGTCGTCGCCGCTGGCGACGGTGCCGGGGCAGGCCCAGCCGGGTGTGGACGACCGCTTGCACCCGTGA
- a CDS encoding organic hydroperoxide resistance protein: MDALYTAVATATHGRDGRAVTNDGKLDLDLALPVELGGNGQGTNPEQLFAAGYAACFASALGLVGRAAKVDVSEAAVTAEVGIGKEGEGFALKATLRVELPDTVDEATGRKLVEQAHQVCPYSNATRNNMPVELVVE, from the coding sequence ATGGACGCGCTCTACACCGCTGTCGCCACCGCCACCCACGGCCGCGATGGTCGTGCCGTCACCAACGACGGCAAGCTCGACCTCGACCTGGCCCTCCCGGTGGAGCTGGGCGGCAACGGCCAGGGCACCAACCCGGAGCAGCTGTTCGCCGCCGGCTACGCCGCCTGTTTCGCCAGCGCCCTCGGCCTCGTCGGCCGCGCCGCCAAGGTCGACGTCAGTGAGGCCGCCGTGACCGCCGAGGTCGGCATCGGCAAGGAGGGCGAGGGCTTCGCCCTCAAGGCCACCCTCCGCGTCGAACTCCCCGACACCGTCGACGAGGCCACCGGCCGCAAGCTCGTCGAGCAGGCCCACCAGGTCTGCCCCTACTCCAACGCCACCCGCAACAACATGCCGGTCGAGCTGGTCGTCGAGTAG
- a CDS encoding MarR family winged helix-turn-helix transcriptional regulator: MTTSAAPLPEGISQEIPGQVSEEDLLRLDRQICFSLHAASRAFNSVYRVVLKDLGITYPQYLVMLVLWEQGELPVKKLGEHLRLDSGTLSPLLKRLEAAGLVRRERSALDERSVVVRPTEEGTALRERALAVPRRIVSATSFDIDEIRDLRDRLNRLTTALDEAALEEPGERA, translated from the coding sequence ATGACCACGAGTGCCGCCCCCTTGCCCGAGGGGATCTCCCAGGAGATCCCCGGGCAGGTCTCCGAGGAGGACCTCCTCCGTCTCGACCGGCAGATCTGCTTCTCCCTGCACGCCGCCTCGCGCGCCTTCAACAGCGTCTACCGCGTGGTCCTGAAGGACCTGGGGATCACCTATCCCCAGTACCTGGTGATGCTGGTGCTGTGGGAGCAGGGCGAGTTGCCCGTGAAGAAGCTGGGCGAGCATCTGCGGCTCGACTCCGGGACGCTCTCGCCGCTGCTGAAGCGTCTGGAGGCGGCCGGTCTCGTACGGCGGGAGCGCAGCGCGCTCGACGAGCGGTCGGTGGTGGTGCGGCCGACCGAGGAGGGCACCGCCCTGCGGGAGCGCGCGCTGGCCGTGCCGCGCCGGATCGTCTCCGCGACGAGCTTCGACATCGACGAGATCCGCGATCTGCGCGACCGCCTGAACCGTCTGACGACCGCACTGGACGAGGCGGCACTGGAGGAGCCGGGAGAGCGGGCCTAG
- a CDS encoding glycosyltransferase family 2 protein gives MALQQAHVSVVVIGYDDAAQVADAVRSALAQGPAVREVLAVDDCSTDGSGELLERLAEDEPRLRVIRRGTNSGGCGTPRNIGLDAAASPYVMFLDSDDVLPPGAVDALLGAALEHDAPVASGLCVRKELPSGRETPWQPELYAQRTLVAHPSLRVRLVHDTLCVNKLYRTAFLREHAIRFPEGRFPYEDFVFVARVLAAGPRVALVPDPVYVWHVRRSAPRLSISLDRSGIANWRARLDADRLSYDILLGAGEKQLARATRTRFLDHSLRMYARELDLRGTGYRREWWALTRAYLAAFDEGDFTPAPAPGRVVARVILAAEEPRDLARLKEMAARPARLAPPYARAADGSPVWSADLPQVELDHLLVRPVHLLPAAVDAELRPRARGTVLRLRLHELYGRMADAGPETVEVEFAERETGRVGFTGTAALTVQPDFDSWTAEVPLDLAALGSGTWDLRLRLRFQEGTHRETTAHAVAGAGLLRRSALPSTRHGVLLVQPYATHAGALAVRIAPGWRGLTEVVRRRLKRLLH, from the coding sequence ATGGCTCTTCAGCAGGCGCACGTCTCCGTCGTCGTCATCGGGTACGACGACGCCGCCCAGGTGGCGGACGCCGTGCGCTCGGCGCTGGCACAAGGGCCGGCCGTCCGTGAGGTGCTCGCGGTCGACGACTGTTCGACGGACGGCAGCGGGGAGCTGCTGGAGCGGCTGGCCGAGGACGAGCCCCGCCTGAGGGTGATCCGGCGCGGGACCAACAGCGGTGGCTGCGGCACCCCGCGCAACATCGGGCTCGACGCCGCGGCCTCGCCGTACGTGATGTTCCTGGACAGCGACGACGTGCTGCCGCCGGGCGCCGTGGACGCGCTGCTGGGCGCGGCCCTGGAGCACGACGCGCCGGTCGCGTCGGGGCTGTGCGTGCGCAAGGAGCTGCCGTCCGGCCGCGAGACCCCCTGGCAGCCCGAGCTGTACGCCCAGCGCACGCTGGTGGCGCACCCGTCCCTGCGGGTGCGCCTGGTGCACGACACCCTCTGCGTCAACAAGCTCTACCGCACCGCCTTCCTGCGCGAGCACGCCATCCGTTTCCCCGAGGGCCGCTTCCCGTACGAGGACTTCGTGTTCGTCGCGCGCGTGCTGGCCGCCGGGCCCCGCGTCGCGCTCGTCCCGGACCCGGTGTACGTCTGGCACGTGCGCCGGTCGGCGCCCCGGCTGTCCATCTCCCTGGACCGCTCGGGCATCGCCAACTGGCGGGCCCGGCTCGATGCCGACCGGCTGTCGTACGACATCCTGCTGGGCGCCGGCGAGAAGCAGCTCGCACGGGCGACGCGGACGCGCTTCCTCGACCACTCGCTGCGGATGTACGCGCGTGAGCTGGACCTGCGCGGCACGGGGTACCGGCGTGAGTGGTGGGCCCTGACGCGCGCGTACCTGGCCGCCTTCGACGAGGGCGACTTCACGCCGGCGCCCGCGCCCGGCCGGGTCGTCGCCCGGGTGATCCTCGCCGCCGAGGAACCACGCGACCTGGCCCGCCTCAAGGAGATGGCGGCCCGCCCGGCCCGGCTGGCCCCGCCCTACGCGCGCGCGGCCGACGGCTCCCCCGTCTGGTCCGCCGACCTGCCCCAGGTGGAGCTGGACCACCTCCTCGTCCGGCCCGTACACCTGCTGCCCGCCGCCGTCGACGCCGAACTGAGGCCACGCGCCCGGGGAACGGTGCTCCGGCTGCGCCTGCACGAGCTGTACGGGCGGATGGCGGACGCGGGGCCGGAGACCGTGGAGGTGGAGTTCGCCGAACGGGAGACCGGGCGGGTCGGGTTCACCGGCACGGCGGCCCTCACGGTTCAGCCGGACTTCGACAGCTGGACGGCCGAGGTCCCGCTGGACCTGGCGGCGTTGGGCAGCGGCACCTGGGATCTCCGGCTGCGGCTGCGGTTCCAGGAGGGCACCCACCGAGAGACCACCGCGCACGCCGTCGCGGGCGCCGGGCTGCTGCGCCGGAGCGCACTGCCGAGCACGCGCCACGGAGTGCTCCTGGTGCAGCCGTACGCGACGCACGCGGGGGCGCTCGCGGTGCGGATCGCGCCCGGTTGGCGAGGATTGACCGAAGTGGTACGCCGTCGCCTCAAACGACTGCTTCACTGA
- the galE gene encoding UDP-glucose 4-epimerase GalE, with protein sequence MTWLITGGAGYIGAHVVRAMLDAGEQAVVYDDLSTGIAERVPDSVPLEIGSTLDGELLARVIRDRGITGVVHLAAKKQVGESVELPLHYYRENVEGLRTLLSAVTDAGVASFVFSSSAAVYGMPDVDLVTEGTPCLPMSPYGETKLVGEWLVRATGRATGLSTASLRYFNVAGAATPELADTGVFNLVPMVFEKLSEGAPPRIFGADYPTPDGTCVRDYIHVVDLAEAHVATARRLREAPGTDLTLNIGRGEGVSVREMIDQINTLTGHDLPPTVVDRRPGDPARVVASADRIASELGWKARYGVEDMIASAWAGWNARDVLPPHGN encoded by the coding sequence ATGACCTGGCTGATCACCGGTGGCGCCGGATACATCGGGGCGCATGTGGTGCGCGCGATGCTCGACGCGGGCGAACAGGCCGTCGTCTACGACGACCTGTCCACGGGTATCGCCGAACGGGTCCCCGACAGCGTGCCGTTGGAGATCGGCTCCACCCTCGACGGGGAGCTGCTGGCGCGGGTGATCCGGGACCGGGGCATCACCGGAGTCGTCCATCTCGCGGCGAAGAAGCAGGTCGGCGAGTCCGTCGAACTGCCGCTGCACTACTACCGGGAGAACGTCGAGGGCCTGCGCACCCTGCTGTCGGCCGTTACGGACGCCGGGGTCGCGTCCTTCGTCTTCTCGTCCTCCGCCGCCGTGTACGGCATGCCCGATGTGGACCTCGTCACCGAGGGCACACCGTGTCTGCCGATGAGCCCGTACGGCGAGACCAAGCTGGTCGGCGAGTGGCTGGTGCGGGCCACGGGCCGGGCGACCGGCCTGTCGACGGCCTCGCTCCGCTACTTCAACGTGGCCGGGGCGGCGACCCCCGAACTCGCGGACACCGGCGTCTTCAACCTCGTGCCCATGGTCTTCGAGAAGCTCTCCGAGGGCGCCCCGCCACGGATCTTCGGCGCCGACTATCCGACCCCCGACGGGACCTGCGTCCGCGACTACATCCACGTCGTCGACCTCGCGGAGGCCCATGTGGCGACCGCGCGGCGGCTGCGCGAGGCGCCGGGCACGGACCTCACCCTCAACATCGGTCGCGGGGAGGGTGTTTCGGTGCGCGAGATGATCGACCAGATCAACACGCTCACCGGCCACGACCTGCCTCCGACGGTCGTCGACCGGCGCCCGGGCGACCCCGCGCGCGTCGTCGCCTCGGCGGACCGTATCGCCTCCGAGCTGGGCTGGAAGGCGCGGTACGGCGTCGAGGACATGATCGCGTCGGCGTGGGCGGGCTGGAACGCCCGCGATGTTCTGCCTCCCCACGGGAACTGA
- a CDS encoding DUF6507 family protein produces MPAWDIDPINVQTTLNSTGEAAGGLEKAANSLVTNMASAAESAGTAVPGGQFNGPMIGPVAAGTPRVPVGPVAAALSQYLQERQQKLAFMAQRTIDSVQGTAKATNAYVTGDLDMAAEHQAGALKATVVPPPPGVDGNGGQGPK; encoded by the coding sequence ATGCCGGCTTGGGACATCGATCCGATCAATGTGCAGACCACGCTGAACTCGACCGGTGAGGCGGCGGGCGGCCTGGAGAAGGCCGCCAACTCACTGGTGACGAACATGGCGAGCGCGGCCGAGTCCGCCGGCACGGCCGTGCCGGGCGGGCAGTTCAACGGGCCCATGATCGGGCCGGTGGCCGCGGGCACCCCACGGGTGCCGGTCGGCCCGGTCGCGGCGGCGTTGAGCCAGTACCTCCAGGAGCGGCAGCAGAAGCTGGCGTTCATGGCGCAGCGGACCATCGACTCCGTGCAGGGTACGGCCAAGGCCACCAACGCCTATGTCACGGGCGACCTGGACATGGCCGCCGAACACCAGGCGGGCGCCCTCAAGGCGACGGTCGTACCTCCGCCGCCGGGTGTCGACGGCAACGGCGGGCAGGGGCCGAAGTGA
- a CDS encoding CvpA family protein, whose product MSDDIPVIPEEVPEFTGNLELLDQHIAGVRSAGTSLKDSGSAIHTRFGGLSAYYKAPEAEALFATTAPVATKGDEFATELETVASALDTYAAAVGPLKQKFDQLRQDAIAFRSKIADDEEWRADGDLIEENNNRRSDINAAYAAFQAAERDCYNKIVALVGGEQLVVNDGSNQENMYGYRGEDLNNAGGLPWGDPVEESNPWYYIHEHAWDFAVGFVVDGVWGTIKGLGTLVGFNGLDAAGQAWVGLGKLATGIVIMSNPVTAAAFWLTPDDKLPSWIRDSRTAVVETGKALIAYDEWGKNPSRAAGAVTFNVLTTIFTGGAGGAVAGAGKAGAIARAISFAGRAGRIVDPMTYITKGAGATAVRISDVMAGLRGITDGTHIKLGEGTYQIADPPNITDDLPTGLTPENTVRMETPKGEVVYLNTETLVMHNADGTVRESLDSIKQEGTAAERGADVSQRQPELVGAGARVGDGTGTVGQVGDNGLPSGSHETPTGGGRGETPGGGQAETPSGGGHPESPAGGGHSETPGGGGTDGPGSGGTDGTGGGADGPGGPPQDPPGGPGAGSGGPDEPSGWERPDGDPAPFERGGQLEDQVRQQLRGTKVKPGDVESILNTLAGHPAGREVADVIASGRFRDAPNFSDVVSNMSRPSEMPGSLEQIRLANRLHESGLTDISFEVKQGGHEIKPGVVTGERTDLDLMARDAAGNVHGWQFKDVQSTNPKNVIGKVFKEMRQLTDSGADVQTFVLDTVVSKEDLAPHLGRLEKNYMDKNVQVVIRTPDGIVFIPPGGRFMPEGTL is encoded by the coding sequence GTGAGCGACGACATTCCCGTCATCCCGGAGGAAGTCCCCGAGTTCACGGGCAATCTGGAGCTGCTGGACCAGCACATCGCGGGCGTCCGTTCGGCCGGCACCTCCCTGAAGGATTCGGGCTCGGCGATCCACACCCGCTTCGGCGGCCTCTCCGCGTACTACAAGGCGCCGGAGGCGGAGGCGCTGTTCGCGACGACCGCGCCGGTGGCGACCAAGGGCGACGAGTTCGCCACCGAGCTGGAGACCGTGGCCTCGGCCCTGGACACGTATGCCGCGGCCGTCGGCCCGCTCAAGCAGAAGTTCGACCAGCTGCGCCAGGACGCGATCGCCTTCCGCAGCAAGATCGCGGACGACGAAGAGTGGCGCGCCGACGGCGACCTCATCGAGGAGAACAACAACCGCCGCTCCGACATCAACGCCGCGTACGCCGCCTTCCAGGCCGCCGAACGCGACTGCTACAACAAGATCGTCGCGCTGGTCGGCGGCGAGCAGCTCGTCGTCAACGACGGCTCCAACCAAGAGAACATGTACGGCTACCGGGGCGAGGACCTCAACAACGCCGGCGGTCTGCCCTGGGGCGACCCGGTCGAGGAGTCCAACCCCTGGTACTACATCCACGAGCACGCCTGGGACTTCGCGGTCGGCTTCGTCGTCGACGGTGTGTGGGGCACGATCAAGGGGCTCGGCACGCTGGTGGGCTTCAACGGCCTGGACGCGGCCGGCCAGGCCTGGGTCGGCCTCGGCAAGCTCGCCACCGGCATCGTCATCATGTCCAACCCGGTGACCGCCGCCGCGTTCTGGCTCACCCCCGACGACAAACTGCCCTCCTGGATCCGCGACTCCCGCACGGCGGTCGTGGAGACCGGCAAGGCGCTCATCGCCTACGACGAATGGGGCAAGAACCCGTCGCGGGCGGCCGGAGCCGTGACCTTCAACGTCCTCACCACCATCTTCACGGGCGGCGCGGGCGGTGCCGTGGCCGGTGCGGGCAAGGCCGGCGCCATCGCCAGGGCCATCTCCTTCGCGGGCAGGGCCGGCCGGATCGTCGACCCGATGACGTACATCACCAAGGGCGCCGGCGCGACGGCGGTGAGGATCAGCGACGTGATGGCGGGCCTGCGCGGCATCACCGACGGCACCCACATCAAGCTCGGCGAGGGCACGTACCAGATCGCCGATCCGCCCAACATCACGGACGACCTGCCGACCGGGCTCACCCCCGAGAACACCGTCCGCATGGAGACCCCCAAGGGCGAGGTCGTCTACCTCAACACCGAGACGCTGGTCATGCACAACGCCGACGGCACGGTGCGGGAGTCCCTGGACAGCATCAAGCAGGAGGGTACGGCGGCCGAGCGGGGGGCCGATGTCTCGCAGCGCCAGCCGGAGCTGGTGGGCGCCGGGGCCAGGGTGGGCGACGGGACGGGGACTGTGGGGCAGGTCGGGGACAACGGCCTGCCGTCCGGGAGCCATGAGACGCCGACCGGTGGTGGTCGTGGTGAGACACCGGGTGGTGGACAAGCAGAAACCCCCTCGGGCGGCGGTCACCCGGAGAGCCCTGCGGGCGGCGGTCACAGTGAGACGCCCGGCGGTGGCGGCACCGACGGACCCGGCAGCGGTGGCACCGACGGAACCGGCGGTGGCGCTGACGGTCCGGGTGGGCCTCCGCAGGATCCGCCGGGTGGCCCGGGAGCCGGTAGCGGCGGTCCGGACGAACCCAGCGGATGGGAGCGGCCCGACGGCGACCCGGCGCCCTTCGAGCGCGGCGGTCAGCTGGAGGACCAGGTCCGTCAGCAGCTCCGGGGTACGAAGGTCAAGCCGGGCGACGTCGAGTCGATCCTGAACACCCTGGCCGGGCACCCGGCGGGGCGCGAGGTCGCCGACGTCATCGCCTCCGGGCGCTTCAGGGACGCCCCGAACTTCTCGGACGTCGTCTCCAACATGTCCCGTCCTTCGGAGATGCCCGGGAGCCTGGAGCAGATCCGGCTGGCCAACCGGCTGCACGAGAGCGGACTGACCGACATCTCGTTCGAGGTCAAGCAAGGAGGCCACGAGATCAAGCCGGGAGTCGTCACCGGCGAACGGACCGACCTGGACCTGATGGCCCGGGACGCGGCCGGCAACGTCCACGGCTGGCAGTTCAAGGACGTCCAGTCGACCAACCCCAAGAACGTGATCGGCAAGGTCTTCAAGGAGATGCGCCAGCTGACGGACTCGGGCGCCGACGTGCAGACCTTCGTGCTGGATACGGTGGTCTCGAAGGAAGACCTCGCGCCGCACCTCGGACGGCTCGAAAAGAACTACATGGACAAGAACGTGCAGGTCGTCATCCGCACCCCGGACGGAATCGTGTTCATTCCGCCGGGCGGCAGGTTCATGCCGGAGGGAACGCTGTGA